A part of Fusarium oxysporum Fo47 chromosome III, complete sequence genomic DNA contains:
- a CDS encoding putative mitochondrial cytochrome b2, with product MPRKVSVAEIRQHGIQEDVWIVVNGEVFDMTQFVPEHPGGEEIIYQYAGQDASTSYNEIHSPSLIKKSLPTSCHIGMLDTTTIDAAWKGQEKVASSNLDATIDIVSESKSKPDLSEIINLNDFERVAERFLATKPWAVIHTGSNDNITRDANNTFLNRIWLRPEIMRKVGQINTRQRLFGCDLSIPIYISPTGGSKLGGAEGEITLARAAARTGIVQCFATPSSYPHLEILEATERQAFFQLYVNKDRSKSEAAIRDAISTGKIKALFVTVDVPVISKREEDERASSSLGSGQMRDKKGAGFARLASSFIDPNVCWDDIKWLRSILGDIPIVIKGIQRASDAQMALAVGCDGIVISNHGGRAADGAAPAILTLLEVNRICPEVFKGMKVLIDGGFRRGSDVVKAICLGASAVGFGRPFLYSLGYGQEGVEHAINIIKDEMETAIRLCGITDLMRDAHPGYVNTRDLDHLVPGPNDDLPSRRLLPKSRL from the exons ATGCCTAGAAAAGTAAGCGTGGCGGAAATACGCCAACATGGGATTCAAGAGGATGTATGGATTGTTGTCAATGGCGAGGTATTCGATATGACCCAGTTTGTGCCTGAACATCCTGGTGGGGAAGAGA TCATCTATCAATATGCTGGCCAAGATGCCTCCACGTCGTACAATGAGATACACTCCCCGTCCTTGATTAAGAAATCTTTACCCACAAGCTGCCACATAGGCATGTTGGACACGACGACAATCGATGCGGCATGGAAAGGCCAGGAGAAGGTTGCAAGTTCCAATCTTGACGCTACTATTGATATCGTATCCGAATCTAAGTCCAAGCCTGATCTGAGTGAAATCATCAACCTGAACGACTTCGAGCGAGTGGCGGAAAGGTTCCTCGCCACTAAGCCTTGGGCAGTCATTCACACTGGCTCCAATGACAACATTACACGCGATGCAAATAATACGTTTCTCAATCGAATTTGGCTCCGGCCAGAGATAATGAGAAAAGTTGGACAGATAAATACTCGTCAGAGATTATTTGGATGTGACCTTTCAATTCCCATCTACATCTCGCCCACAGGAGGGTCAAAACTTGGCGGCGCCGAAGGCGAGATTACACTGGCGCGTGCTGCAGCAAGAACTGGCATTGTCCAATGTTTTGCTACCCCGTCGTCATATCCTCATCTAGAGATCTTGGAAGCTACGGAGAGACAAGCTTTCTTCCAGCTGTATGTGAACAAAGACCGATCAAAGTCCGAGGCCGCCATTCGGGACGCTATTTCTACCGGTAAGATCAAGGCTCTCTTTGTAACAGTGGATGTTCCGGTTATATCGAAACGGGAAGAGGATGAGCGAGCCTCGTCAAGTTTAGGGTCTGGACAGATGAGAGACAAGAAAGGGGCAGGGTTTGCGCGACTTGCTTCGTCTTTCATTGACCCAAACGTTTGTTGGGACGACATCAAGTGGCTACGTAGCATTCTTGGCGACATACCAATCGTCATTAAAGGTATACAGCGAGCATCCGATGCACAAATGGCCCTAGCTGTAGGCTGCGACGGCATCGTCATCAGTAATCATGGTGGGCGGGCCGCCGATGGTGCAGCCCCTGCTATTCTAACGCTCTTGGAAGTGAACAGGATCTGTCCAGAAGTGTTTAAAGGTATGAAAGTCCTCATTGATGGAGGGTTTAGACGGGGATCCGACGTTGTCAAAGCTATTTGTCTTGGCGCTTCAGCAGTCGGCTTTGGCCGCCCGTTTTTGTATTCTCTCGGCtatggtcaagaaggagtTGAGCATGCAATCAACA TtatcaaggatgagatggagaccGCTATTAGGCTTTGTGGAATAACAGACTTGATGCGGGACGCTCACCCTGGTTATGTGAACACAAGAGACCTGGATCATCTAGTTCCCGGGCCAAATGACGATCTTCCAAGCAGACGTCTTCTGCCAAAGAGCAGATTGTAG
- a CDS encoding putative 3-octaprenyl-4-hydroxybenzoate carboxy-lyase, whose protein sequence is MLQAPSVSGALPRGRKYSTSQTADGPDPQEAQLDYRKFLDMLRHDNDLVEINTGVDPHLELGAIIRRVSEVNDKAPLFNNIEGARDGLWRVAGNAASLRPSEKDRYGRIARSLGLEPTASWKEICHRWQSGKRAKVLSPNVLPSGPCKDNKIIGDKVDLTTLPVPFLHTGDGGKYIQTYGVHVLQMPDGSWTNWSIFRGMVYDKNRIVCLVGGGQHNSMIRDAWLAAGKKEVPWALAFGVPPAASLAAAMPVPEGVSEAEYVGALVGKPLDLVKCELNNLLVPANSEIVFEGTLSLTDKAHEGPFEDYLGVIFEGDQRLQPLFTVDAITYRNDAIMPVSVPGRITDESHTTAALASAELLELLQREGLPIKEANCPLETYATWCALQVDTEKLGDMKTSSAELCRRIGDLAFKDKSCMLVNRIILIGDDIDVFNWNDVMWALVTRCRPGKDETLFEKVRGHPITPYMSHGPHGDPTQGGKIVSDCLMPIEYQGKKNFRECSFNKSYPDDIKNKVQAGWKDMGFTVQL, encoded by the exons ATGCTTCAAGCACCGA GTGTCTCTGGCGCCTTGCCACGGGGCAGAAAATACAGTACCTCTCAAACTGCCGATGGGCCGGACCCCCAAGAGGCGCAACTCGACTACCGCAAATTTCTAGACATGCTACGCCATGACAACGATTTAGTCGAAATCAACACCGGGGTCGATCCTCACTTGGAACTCGGCGCAATTATCCGGCGTGTGAGCGAAGTCAACGACAAAGCCcccctcttcaacaacataGAGGGTGCGCGTGACGGTCTATGGCGCGTCGCCGGAAACGCAGCTAGTCTTCGACCGAGCGAGAAGGACAGATATGGAAGGATAGCCAGGAGTCTTGGCTTGGAGCCCACTGCGAGTTGGAAGGAGATATGCCACAGATGGCAATCCGGCAAGAGGGCTAAAGTCCTGTCTCCTAATGTGCTCCCATCGGGCCCATGCAAGGACAACAAGATTATCGGGGACAAGGTTGATCTTACTACCCTTCCAGTGCCCTTTCTTCACACCGGCGATGGAGGCAAGTACATCCAGACGTACGGTGTGCATGTCCTCCAAATGCCCGATGGCTCTTGGACGAACTGGTCTATCTTCCGCGGTATGGTCTATGATAAGAATCGTATAGTCTGTCTTGTCGGTGGTGGCCAGCACAATTCCATGATACGTGATGCGTGGTTGGCTGCGGGCAAAAAGGAAGTCCCCTGGGCTTTGgcttttggtgttccaccAGCTGCATCCTTGGCAGCCGCCATGCCAGTACCAGAGGGTGTTTCTGAAGCTGAATATGTTGGCGCATTAGTAGGCAAGCCGCTTGATCTTGTAAAATGCGAGCTCAACAATCTCCTTGTTCCTGCCAACTCGGAGATTGTTTTCGAGGGTACACTTTCACTGACTGATAAGGCTCACGAGGGTCCCTTTGAGGATTATCTCGGGGTGATATTTGAGGGTGATCAACGCTTGCAGCCTCTGTTTACTGTTGACGCCATCACATATCGCAACGATGCTATCATGCCTGTGTCTGTCCCGGGCCGTATCACTGATGAATCG CACACAACAGCAGCACTTGCATCTgccgagcttctcgagctgctACAGCGCGAAGGACTTCCGATCAAAGAAGCCAACTGTCCCCTCGAGACATATGCCACATGGTGTGCGCTGCAAGTTGACACAGAGAAACTGGGAGACATGAAAACTAGTTCGGCCGAGTTATGTAGGAGAATAGGTGATCTTGCCTTCAAGGACAAGAGCTGTATGCTTGTCAACCGTATCATCTTGATTGGCGACGACATCGACGTTTTCAACTGGAATGATGTTATGTGGGCTCTAGTCACTCGATGTCGCCCTGGCAAGGACGAGACCCTATTCGAGAAGGTTAGAGGTCATCCAATTACGCCGTACATGTCTCACGGGCCACACGGTGATCCAACTCAGGGTGGTAAGATTGTTTCAGACTGTTTGATGCCGATTGAGTATCAGGGAAAGAAGAATTTCAGGGAATGTAGTTTCAATAAGTCGTACCCGGATGACATAAAGAACAAGGTTCAGGCAGGATGGAAGGATATGGGATTTACTGTGCAGTTATAA
- a CDS encoding putative aldehyde dehydrogenase: MRRARSPLPRKFSTSKTIPLIINGKDIVTDKTFQTISPLNNEVVWNCSAVSQNHIDEAVCTAKAAFPAWSKTKPSHRRDIFLSAANIMENRREELLHYLHQEMGAGVDFQNFILGLAIEGLKDTAGRIAGAVTGSVPESIHEGMRAMILKRPYGVNLGIAPWNAPFHLGLRSITFPLATGNTAILKGAELTPACYWAIADVLREAGLPDGCLNLVFHRAQEAPGVIESLVSHPDMKKINFTGSSGVGAIISSIAGKYLKPVVMELGGKASSIVFKDADLAQAAENCARGAFFNAGQICMATERILVHSSIATEFQNVLAKTVNAMFGSQEDTPVLITSAAAKKNRALVEDAISKGAKPLDMFTTDLNANTVDTKMRPVVLTNMSTSMDLYRQESFGPSVSWFAFDTEEEAIKLANDTDYGLSASIYTENLGTAFRVAEQLDSGAVHINSMTVHDEFALPHGGVKKSGFGRFNGYQGLDEFMYCKTITWME, encoded by the exons ATGCGGAGAGCCAGGTCGCCCTTGCCACGAAAGTTCTCTACCAGCAAGACCAttcctctcatcatcaacggcaaGGATATCGTAACAGACAAGACCTTCCAAACCATAAGCCCTCTCAACAACGAAGTAGTCTGGAACTGTTCTGCCGTTTCGCAAAACCACATCGATGAAGCCGTCTGTACTGCAAAAGCGGCGTTTCCTGCCTGGTCCAAGACCAAGCCCTCTCACCGACGCGATATCTTCCTGTCAGCTGCTAACATCATGGAGAACCGGAGAGAGGAGCTCCTCCACTATCTACACCAGGAGATGGGAGCAGGCGTTGATTTCCAAAATTTCATTCTTGGCCTCGCCATTGAGGGCTTGAAGGATACTGCTGGCAGAATTGCTGGTGCCGTTACTGGTAGTGTTCCAGAGTCCATTCATGAAGGGATGCGTGCCATGATCCTCAAGAGGCCCTATGGTGTAAATCTTGGTATTGCGCCATG GAACGCACCATTTCACCTTGGTCTACGCTCCATCACGTTTCCCCTAGCCACTGGCAACACAGCCATCCTCAAGGGAGCAGAACTGACTCCAGCCTGCTACTGGGCCATCGCTGATGTGTTGCGTGAGGCGGGTCTCCCAGATGGCTGCCTTAACCTTGTGTTCCACCGGGCGCAGGAAGCTCCTGGCGTGATTGAGAGCCTTGTCAGTCATCCAGACATGAAGAAAATCAACTTTACTGGGAGTAGCGGCGTTGGTGCTATTATTTCATCCATTGCTGGAAAATACTTGAAGCCAGTGGTCATGGAGCTCGGGGGCAAGGCTAGCTCTATTGTATTCAAGGATGCAGATCTAGCCCAGGCTGCTGAAAACTGTGCAAGAGGTGCTTTTTTTAAC GCTGGCCAGATTTGCATGGCTACCGAGCGCATCTTGGTGCACTCCTCCATCGCCACTGAGTTCCAAAATGTCTTAGCCAAAACAGTCAACGCAATGTTTGGATCTCAGGAGGACACTCCGGTTCTCATCACGTCTGCCGCCGCCAAAAAGAACCGGGCTCTTGTCGAGGATGCCATCTCTAAGGGTGCAAAACCTCTGGATATGTTCACAACAGATCTAAATGCCAACACTGTCGATACCAAGATGCGCCCTGTTGTGCTTACCAATATGTCAACATCGATGGATCTATATCGCCAGGAGTCGTTTGGACCCAGCGTATCGTGGTTTGCTTTtgacacagaggaggaggctaTCAAGCTAGCTAATGATACTGACTATGGCCTTTCAGCATCTATTTATACTGAAAACCTGGGAACTGCTTTCCGTGTCGCCGAGCAGCTAGACTCGGGCGCAGTGCATATCAATTCTATGACAGTGCATGATGAGTTCGCCCTGCCTCATGGAGGTGTTAAGAAGAGTGGGTTTGGTCGTTTTAATGGGTATCAAGGGTTGGATGAGTTTATGTACTGTAAAACGATAACTTGGATGGAGTAG
- a CDS encoding oxidoreductase, FAD-binding protein: protein MSDDRYYTTTPKYSKKVLVQGDPDYEKCRRMNPTAHKIERFPAEIHIPETPAEVARALARATELGVPVGVRSSGHIFHFPALFHGGILIDAVNLNRRIDYDPITKEICFGPSSRVEELAAKLKEVNRFFPHGHAPTVGSAGFMLAGGQGWFVRGWGATNQTWITKIEMVVPDGRTLIASRTENQDLFWAARGSGMGFFAVVTRFWGRTIERSTMWEKTLKFVINDENYMALMSWAIERGRDTPKYGTDLNLTIDYREKYDPAYTTDDVPPNATLVLTLNNLCYTDTQREARTLLSAYDRITPEVADFLIESKPVQVRTFEEVFARKRTFLGNAGQERWSINSIMNDPDVPLARLLEGIRPAMLKLPTRVSSVFICHCDIKPDEDDACLSLPQDLYISTLTGWTDPKLEPSIMQPMRDYYRQAFPVAVGQYITDIDINCEDANSKVMSDTALAKFLRIREKYDPKELFPTYKAFIKTSKKINKLQNKSRL from the exons ATGTCAGACGATCGCTACTATACCACTACACCCAAGTACTCCAAGAAAGTCCTGGTTCAAGGGGACCCAGATTACGAGAAATGCCGACGAATGAATCCCACCGCCCACAAGATTGAGCGCTTTCCTGCTGAGATACACATTCCCGAGACACCTGCTGAAGTAGCCAGAGCCCTCGCACGCGCAACTGAGCTTGGTGTACCTGTTGGTGTTCGATCTTCTGGTCACATCTTCCATTTTCCTGCCCTTTTTCACGGTGGCATTCTTATCGACGCGGTCAACCTGAACCGCCGCATCGACTATGACCCTATTACAAAGGAGATCTGCTTCGGTCCCTCCTCTCGTGTTGAGGAATTGGCTGCAAAGCTGAAGGAAGTCAACCGCTTCTTCCCTCATGGCCACGCTCCTACTGTTGGATCGGCAGGCTTCATGCTAGCTGGTGGCCAAGGCTGGTTTGTTCGGGGCTGGGGCGCGACGAACCAAACATGgatcaccaagatcgagatgGTTGTTCCTGATGGCCGCACTCTCATCGCTAGCCGTACCGAGAACCAGGATCTCTTCTGGGCAGCTCGTGGTAGTGGCATGGGCTTCTTCGCTGTAGTCACACGCTTCTGGGGTCGCACAATTGAGAGATCTACCATGTGGGAGAAGACTCTCAAGTTTGTGATCAATGATGAGAACTACATGGCCCTGATGAGTTGGGCTATTGAGCGTGGCCGAGACACTCCCAAGTATGGTACTGATCTGAACTTGACCATCGACTACCGCGAGAAGTATGATCCGGCCTATACCACAGATGACGTTCCCCCCAACGCGACACTTGTTCTTACTCTGAACAACCTTTGCTATACCGATACGCAAAGAGAAGCCCGCACTCTGCTCAGCGCATATGATAGGATTACACCTGAAGTTGCTGACTTTCTCATCGAGTCAAAACCTGTCCAGGTTCGAACATTTGAGGAGGTCTTTGCCCGCAAGCGTACTTTCCTAGGTAACGCTGGCCAAGAGCGGTGGTCTATCAACAGCATTATGAACGATCCAGATGTCCCTCTTGCTCGA CTCCTTGAAGGCATCCGACCTGCCATGCTAAAGCTGCCGACCCGCGTCTCTTCTGTCTTCATCTGCCACTGCGACATCAAACCGGATGAGGATGACGCCTGTTTGAGTCTGCCTCAAGATCTGTACATCTCAACACTCACTGGCTGGACCGACCCCAAGCTAGAGCCCAGCATCATGCAGCCCATGCGTGACTATTACAGACAGGCTTTCCCTGTTGCTGTCGGTCAGTACATCACCGACATAGATATCAACTGTGAAGATGCCAAT tCCAAGGTGATGAGCGATACTGCATTGGCCAAGTTCCTTCGTATTCGTGAGAAGTACGACCCAAAGGAGCTGTTCCCTACCTACAAGGCCTTTATCAAGACGTCGAAGAAGATTAACAAGCTACAAAACAAGTCAAGACTTTAG
- a CDS encoding flavo protein: SRPRRIVVGITGATGAPYAIALLRLLRELGIETHVVISKWALATLKYETTMTEEQIRSLAHANYTARDVSAPIASGSFQHDGMVIVPCSMKTLSAVRSGYCDDLISRAADVTLKENRRLLMAVRETPLSDVHLDNMLFLRRAGAIIFPPVPAFYTNPDSLEDVVNQSVGRMLDLMGVHTDGFERWDGFKQ; the protein is encoded by the coding sequence TCTCGCCCTCGTCGCATTGTTGTAGGGATCACCGGGGCCACAGGAGCACCATACGCCATCGCTTTGCTGAGGCTTCTACGTGAACTTGGGATAGAGACGCACGTTGTCATTAGTAAATGGGCGCTAGCGACTCTCAAGTACGAGACGACAATGACTGAAGAACAGATCCGTTCGCTAGCACATGCGAATTACACCGCAAGAGACGTCTCAGCCCCCATCGCATCAGGATCATTCCAGCACGACGGTATGGTCATTGTACCCTGCAGTATGAAGACACTATCAGCTGTAAGAAGCGGCTACTGTGATGATCTGATCTCGCGGGCGGCAGATGTGACCTTGAAGGAGAACAGGCGGTTACTCATGGCCGTGCGAGAGACCCCGTTGAGTGATGTCCACTTGGACAACATGCTGTTCCTACGGCGAGCTGGGGCTATCATATTTCCGCCTGTTCCTGCATTCTACACCAACCCTGACAGTCTGGAGGATGTAGTTAACCAGAGCGTGGGGCGCATGTTGGACTTGATGGGGGTTCACACGGATGGATTTGAGAGATGGGACGGATTCAAGCAG
- a CDS encoding thiamine pyrophosphate enzyme produces MEALAKARELDDVKFPTVITCPHEFVAMSMADGFARVTGTPQCVLVHVDVGTQMLGCAMHNASCSRTPVFVFAGLSPFTLEGEMRGSRTEHIHWLQDAHDQRAIVAQYCRYAGEFKTGKNIKQLTSRALQFATSDVPGPVYMVGAREVMEEDIPAYSLKQEEWQPVLPAALPQPELEIIIKTLAEAESPLILVGYSGRNTSTVPELVTLVESIPGIRVLDAMGSSLSFPFGHRASVGVRIGGHPAIEKADVILILDCDVTWIPTKCKPREDAKILHIDLDPLKSNMPLYYIPATRRYRADVGVALGQLNDYVRTTDKYSKLTIQEPYISRWNKLAEEHKELLDQAAQAAARPEDTTSSPSTSYLCAELRRHCPKDTIWCHETITNAPFIHEQLQVDEPGHILGNGGGGLGWSGGASLGVKLASDYLAGGEGKGNFVTQIVGDGTYLFGVPGTVYWVASRYNIATLTIVLSNKGWNAPRVSMELVHPTGYGSRINNKDLNISFDPTPDFSGIAKAASGNKAWAAVIASVDDLDRLLPEAVQQVKSGISAIVEVRLKGSWDKP; encoded by the exons ATGGAGGCGCTTGCAAAGGCGAGAGAGCTAGACGACGTCAAGTTCCCCACGGTCATTACATGTCCCCATGAG TTCGTGGCTATGTCAATGGCTGATGGATTCGCCCGTGTCACTGGCACACCCCAATGTGTGCTCGTACATGTGGACGTTGGCACCCAGATGCTAGGATGTGCCATGCATAACGCCTCATGTTCTCGTACTCCTGTCTTCGTCTTTGCCGGACTCTCCCCATTCACCCTCGAGGGTGAGATGAGGGGTTCGCGCACTGAGCATATTCATTGGCTACAGGATGCACACGATCAGAGAGCTATTGTCGCTCAATATTGTCGCTATGCTGGCGAGTTCAAGACAggcaagaacatcaagcagCTCACCAGCCGGGCTCTCCAGTTCGCCACAAGCGACGTTCCCGGCCCTGTCTACATGGTCGGCGCGCGCGAAGTCATGGAAGAAGACATCCCTGCCTACTCTCTGAAGCAGGAGGAATGGCAGCCTGTTCTGCCTGCCGCTCTTCCGCAGCCAGAACTggaaatcatcatcaagacctTGGCTGAGGCAGAGTCGCCATTGATTCTGGTCGGGTACTCTGGTCGCAATACTTCTACAGTACCAGAGCTTGTAACGCTCGTTGAAAGCATTCCTGGAATTCGAGTTCTCGATGCCATGGGCAGTTCACTGTCTTTCCCCTTTGGCCACCGCGCATCGGTGGGTGTCCGCATTGGAGGACATCCGGCCATTGAGAAAGCCGACGTTATCCTAATTCTCGACTGTGATGTGACTTGGATCCCGACCAAGTGCAAGCCGCGAGAGGATGCCAAGATCTTGCATATTGATCTGGATCCGTTAAAATCCAACATGCCGCTGTATTACATTCCTGCGACTAGGAGATATCGTGCTGACGTTGGCGTTGCCCTCGGGCAACTCAATGACTACGTGCGCACAACTGACAAGTACTCCAAATTGACCATCCAGGAGCCTTACATTTCGCGCTGGAACAAGTTAGCTGAAGAGCACAAAGAACTCCTCGACCAGGCCGCACAAGCTGCGGCTCGTCCCGAAGACACGACCTCATCTCCAAGCACATCGTATCTCTGCGCGGAGCTACGACGACATTGCCCCAAGGATACCATCTGGTGTCACGAGACTATTACTAACGCGCCTTTCATTCATGAGCAGCTGCAAGTTGATGAGCCTGGCCATATCCTCGGCAACGGTGGAGGTGGTCTCGGCTGGTCTGGTGGTGCCAGTTTAGGCGTCAAACTGGCATCCGACTATCTAGCTGGAGGAGAGGGCAAAGGCAACTTTGTCACTCAGATTGTGGGTGACGGCACATAtttgtttggtgttccagGCACGGTATATTGGGTTGCCAGTAGATATAACATTGCCACTCTTACAATTGTCTTGAGCAATAAAG GATGGAACGCTCCTCGCGTCTCGATGGAGCTTGTCCACCCGACAGGTTACGGATCCAGGATTAACAATAAGGACCTCAACATCTCATTCGATCCAACGCCTGACTTTTCGGGCATTGCGAAAGCGGCGTCTGGCAACAAGGCGTGGGCTGCCGTGATTGCCTCCGTAGATGATTTAGATAGACTGTTACCTGAGGCTGTACAGCAGGTCAAGAGCGGTATTTCCGCTATTGTGGAGGTTCGCCTCAAAGGATCGTGGGACAAGCCATAG
- a CDS encoding putative dimethylaniline monooxygenase, protein MSESYDLVVIGSGWFGLGASKAYIETHPDEKVAILEANDSVGGTWSANRLYPGLKSNNMIGTYEFPDFPMSKDIYGVEENDHIPGKTLHKYLTDYARKHGVLERTQFNSTVSQVEQTSEDGWKLTVASPQGERQIGAKRIVVATGLTSTPNMPYFEGSESFGKPLFHAKEFCSRADEVKGVENAIVVGGAKSAYDVAYAMVDAGAQVDLIVKPETNGPVWIAPRWVTPVKARIDKTLTVRFMTWFAPCPWGHEDGFGAIRRFLHGTAFGRMIVRAFWRSMGNDVLNQINYDNHPETKKLKPWYDVFWIGSGLSILNFNKDFFDLVRDGRIRVHIDNVKRLEPGQVLLESGKRLKADSMICSTGWKKESLVKFSNIGEHAFSLPYGPKEQAQLNTEFDARVKKQFPQLKQQPKLRSPPRPNAEPLRNYRFIVPPAFLGKRNIAFAGMISSVTTAVCASMQGVWISAYFDNKLVRESKSQEDITNEVMMHTQWGKWRYPAGYGASLPDFVFEGVPYVDMLLKDLGIRNRRKPSFYAELTSPYTPQDYNGVMDEYK, encoded by the exons ATGTCAGAATCATATGACTTGGTCGTCATTGGCTCTG GCTGGTTCGGCCTCGGCGCCTCCAAAGCCTACATCGAGACGCACCCTGATGAGAAGGTCGCGATTCTTGAAGCAAATGACTCCGTTGGAGGAACATGGTCGGCCAACAGACTATACCCAGGTCTCAAGTCCAACAACATGATTGGAACCTACGAGTTTCCTGACTTCCCCATGAGCAAAGACATTTACGGCGTTGAGGAGAACGATCACATTCCTGGCAAGACTCTGCACAAGTATCTCACTGATTATGCCCGGAAGCATGGCGTACTTGAGAGAACCCAATTCAACAGCACAGTTAGTCAAGTAGAGCAGACCAGCGAGGATGGCTGGAAGCTTACTGTGGCAAGCCCTCAGGGTGAGCGTCAAATCGGAGCGAAAAGAATAGTTGTCGCCACTGGTCTCACCTCTACCCCCAACATGCCTTACTTTGAAGGCAGCGAAAGCTTTGGCAAACCTCTGTTCCATGCCAAAGAATTTTGCTCTCGAGCCGATGAGGTCAAGGGCGTTGAAAATGCCATTGTGGTCGGTGGTGCCAAATCTGCCTATGATGTTGCATACGCTATGGTTGACGCTGGAGCTCAGGTTGACTTGATCGTCAAGCCAGAGACGAACGGCCCTGTGTGGATTGCGCCTCGCTGGGTGACGCCCGTGAAGGCCCGTATCGATAAGACATTGACTGTTCGCTTCATGACATGGTTTGCTCCCTGCCCTTGGGGCCACGAGGATGGCTTCGGTGCGATCCGGCGCTTTCTTCATGGTACGGCGTTTGGACGCATGATTGTGCGTGCATTTTGGAGATCAATGGGCAACGACGTTTTGAACCAGATCAATTATGATAACCACCCAGAGACCAAGAAGCTAAAGCCGTGGTATGACGTGTTCTGGATTGGCAGTGGTCTCAGTATTCTTAACTTCAACAAGGATTTCTTTGATTTGGTCCGTGATGGAAGGATTCGCGTCCACATCGACAACGTCAAACGTCTTGAGCCCGGCCAAGTCCTTCTAGAGTCCGGAAAGAGGCTCAAGGCAGATAGCATGATCTGCTCTACAGGATGGAAGAAGGAGTCGCTCGTCAAGTTCTCCAATATCGGCGAGCATGCCTTTAGCCTACCATATGGCCCGAAGGAACAAGCCCAGCTTAACACCGAGTTCGATGCGCGCGTTAAGAAGCAGTTCCCTCAGCTCAAGCAACAGCCCAAGCTTCGCTCCCCTCCTCGCCCAAACGCTGAGCCTCTGCGGAACTACCGCTTTATAGTCCCTCCTGCTTTTCTTGGTAAACGCAACATTGCCTTTGCTGGTATGATCTCGTCTGTTACAACGGCGGTCTGTGCTTCGATGCAGGGAGTGTGGATCTCTGCCTATTTTGACAACAAGTTGGTTCGAGAAAGTAAGTCTCAGGAGGATATTACAAATGAAGTCATGATGCACACGCAGTGGGGTAAATGGCGCTACCCTGCTGGCTATGGAGCGAGCCTGCCTGACTTTGTGTTTGAAGGCGTTCCTTATGTTGATATGCTGCTCAAAGACCTTGGCATCAGGAATCGTCGCAAACCGTCCTTTTACGCTGAGCTGACGTCCCCGTACACCCCTCAAGATTACAATGGTGTCATGGACGAGTACAAG